Proteins encoded together in one Anaerolineae bacterium window:
- a CDS encoding YeeE/YedE family protein, with product MKWLLKQLRKDLWSPEVAGVGLGLVYVFALWFAHRAPGASGTFFNAAAIVGKPLTASDPANQFFVVTFPPLTEGLGWQFWMLVGIFLGALASVLIAGKFKWTLVPLEQWKDVFGPSVRKRWIVAFVGGIFLQIGAGIAGGCTSGLALAGGVQLSPAAFLFIPGIFISGALVQLLVYRERY from the coding sequence ATGAAGTGGCTGCTGAAGCAATTGCGCAAGGATCTGTGGTCGCCGGAAGTAGCCGGGGTAGGGCTGGGACTGGTGTACGTCTTTGCCCTGTGGTTCGCACACCGCGCTCCCGGTGCATCCGGTACGTTCTTCAATGCGGCGGCGATCGTTGGTAAGCCGCTAACGGCTTCGGACCCGGCCAACCAGTTCTTTGTGGTGACCTTCCCACCGCTGACCGAGGGGCTGGGCTGGCAGTTCTGGATGCTGGTCGGCATCTTCCTGGGGGCGCTGGCTTCGGTGCTGATCGCCGGGAAGTTCAAATGGACGCTGGTGCCCCTTGAGCAGTGGAAAGATGTTTTCGGACCGTCGGTACGCAAGCGCTGGATCGTGGCCTTTGTCGGCGGCATCTTCCTGCAGATCGGGGCGGGGATTGCTGGCGGTTGCACCAGTGGCCTGGCCCTGGCGGGTGGCGTCCAGCTCAGCCCGGCGGCGTTTCTGTTCATCCCCGGCATCTTCATTAGCGGGGCGCTTGTACAGCTGCTCGTTTACCGGGAACGGTATTAG
- a CDS encoding YeeE/YedE family protein, with translation MSVGDILLALALGFVFGWVLDKGGLNRYYKIANVFRFTDLTVLRFMMMGMAVGMVGIYTLKYFGLADLTAVSATVLAGNLIGGAIFGVGMSLSGF, from the coding sequence ATGTCTGTCGGCGATATTCTGCTTGCTTTGGCGCTCGGCTTTGTCTTTGGCTGGGTGCTGGATAAAGGCGGCCTGAACCGCTACTACAAGATCGCCAACGTCTTCCGCTTCACCGATCTGACCGTGCTGCGCTTTATGATGATGGGCATGGCAGTCGGAATGGTCGGCATCTATACCCTCAAGTACTTCGGGCTGGCGGATCTGACCGCTGTCTCGGCGACGGTACTGGCCGGGAACCTGATCGGTGGCGCTATCTTTGGCGTGGGGATGTCCCTCTCCGGGTTCTGA